The following proteins come from a genomic window of Cronobacter malonaticus LMG 23826:
- a CDS encoding DUF6572 domain-containing protein → MSIEDVNKIDLFTVTSEEIYPAQAFLIITDHLEWPLNPNEHLFMLQEKINSYIAAVESGEVNTLFPESRGKDIVIKIYFQHRIPMECVDFLGKVSEVLSSTNIQLQYEESE, encoded by the coding sequence ATGTCTATAGAAGATGTAAATAAAATTGATCTCTTTACAGTTACAAGTGAAGAGATCTATCCTGCGCAAGCCTTCCTGATTATAACAGATCATTTAGAATGGCCTTTAAACCCCAATGAGCACCTTTTCATGTTGCAGGAGAAAATTAATAGCTATATAGCTGCTGTAGAAAGCGGGGAGGTTAACACTTTATTTCCGGAGTCTCGAGGGAAAGATATCGTCATTAAAATATATTTCCAGCATCGTATTCCTATGGAATGTGTCGATTTTTTAGGTAAGGTAAGTGAAGTACTCTCATCGACTAATATCCAGTTACAATACGAAGAGAGTGAATAA
- a CDS encoding VENN motif pre-toxin domain-containing protein, producing the protein MTLAEVHSIGSGATPPGDFSGAIAGAAGASIGEMTAKLALDLYGKKPEQLGEDERQLVSALSSVAAGIAGAAVSDNTASVQTAAQAGKNAVENNAISDIVENQLSGMTQAEKYAKAQNSLIQTVKEYKSKLCMGISDEACSKKLDVHRDELLKSFTEAGLDFVPVIGTIKSFKEADDAIDYLTALISLIPKAGFVAGKSLKAARNALKNGDIAEATKLIHETSDKVSIVKPLDVDSFKRLKSKEVVGDGLEHDHIPSMGALRRTEEIKLLRKLTPAEDKAIYQNATAVEVPKDVHRSGPTYGGKNTKDQIETDALDLCSAVCRDTTTLRGNMVERGYDPIVVDEVINKIIIRSKKSEVVK; encoded by the coding sequence GTGACACTTGCAGAAGTGCACAGCATCGGAAGTGGTGCAACGCCGCCAGGTGATTTCTCCGGAGCCATTGCAGGCGCCGCCGGGGCTTCCATCGGTGAAATGACGGCTAAACTGGCGCTCGATCTGTACGGCAAAAAACCGGAACAGCTGGGTGAAGATGAAAGACAGCTGGTCAGTGCGCTCTCGTCCGTTGCCGCAGGGATCGCCGGCGCGGCCGTCAGCGATAATACCGCCAGCGTTCAGACCGCTGCGCAGGCCGGGAAGAATGCGGTTGAGAATAATGCAATTAGTGATATTGTCGAAAACCAATTGTCGGGGATGACGCAAGCTGAGAAATATGCTAAAGCGCAGAACTCTCTTATTCAGACAGTAAAAGAATATAAAAGTAAGCTTTGTATGGGGATAAGTGATGAAGCTTGCTCTAAAAAACTCGATGTACATCGTGATGAGTTGCTTAAAAGCTTTACGGAAGCTGGATTAGATTTCGTTCCCGTAATTGGCACTATAAAAAGTTTTAAAGAAGCAGATGATGCGATTGATTATCTTACCGCTTTAATAAGTCTCATACCTAAAGCTGGTTTTGTTGCCGGTAAGTCTCTAAAAGCTGCGAGAAATGCTCTTAAGAATGGAGATATTGCTGAGGCAACAAAGTTAATACATGAAACTAGCGATAAAGTTAGCATTGTTAAACCTCTTGATGTCGATTCATTCAAGAGATTAAAATCAAAAGAAGTTGTTGGGGACGGGCTTGAGCATGACCACATTCCCTCAATGGGAGCTTTGCGTAGAACAGAAGAGATAAAATTGCTAAGGAAACTGACACCCGCTGAGGATAAAGCTATTTATCAGAATGCTACTGCGGTTGAAGTTCCTAAGGATGTTCATCGTAGCGGGCCTACATATGGCGGAAAAAATACCAAAGATCAGATTGAGACGGATGCATTAGATCTTTGTAGTGCAGTATGTCGAGATACCACCACGTTAAGAGGAAATATGGTGGAAAGAGGATATGATCCTATTGTTGTTGATGAGGTGATTAATAAGATCATCATAAGAAGTAAAAAATCGGAGGTTGTGAAATGA
- a CDS encoding histidine phosphatase family protein, protein MNLLLIRHAETEWNRGGLIQGHQDSALTARGLQETTALLIALAHEFPSVDAVYTSPAGRAHHMGNAIASHFRCPLSVEPLLQEQAFGDYEGMTRVQLQRDNPLSAEALFSTDALFTPPGGESLAGAAQRLLSFIRNDLAATPHTTCFVVTHGHILQGALAILKEGTPDNFPRYAQPNASYARLTLTADRCDVIQWGIATHLRHLSQT, encoded by the coding sequence ATGAACCTCCTCCTTATCCGTCATGCCGAAACAGAATGGAACCGCGGCGGACTCATTCAGGGGCATCAGGACAGCGCGCTGACGGCGCGTGGCTTGCAGGAAACCACAGCGCTCCTGATAGCTCTGGCGCACGAATTCCCCTCTGTTGACGCGGTGTACACCTCGCCTGCGGGCCGCGCGCACCATATGGGTAACGCCATCGCGAGCCATTTTCGCTGCCCGCTCTCAGTTGAGCCGCTGTTACAGGAGCAGGCGTTCGGTGATTATGAAGGCATGACGCGGGTGCAGTTGCAGCGTGATAATCCTCTCAGCGCAGAAGCGCTGTTTTCAACTGATGCATTATTTACACCGCCCGGCGGTGAATCGCTCGCGGGCGCCGCGCAGCGTCTGCTGTCTTTTATTCGAAATGATCTTGCCGCAACCCCACACACCACCTGCTTCGTCGTCACGCACGGGCATATCCTTCAGGGCGCGCTGGCTATTCTTAAAGAAGGCACGCCGGATAACTTCCCGCGCTATGCGCAGCCGAACGCCAGCTACGCGCGGTTAACGCTTACGGCGGACCGATGCGACGTCATTCAGTGGGGCATCGCAACCCATTTGCGACACCTGTCACAAACGTGA
- a CDS encoding rhomboid protein, producing MQNTTSALSKVPAVTAAFWLTKIAATTLGETGGDAVTMSMDLGYLTGTLIFAAIFLAAVVVQIRHDSFNKWIYWFTVVATTTVGTTLADFADRSLGIGYLGGTVLLSSLLVLSLLVWRVTCGTIAVDSVNNVRTESFYWVTIMFSQTLGTALGDWTADSEGFGYDGGILLFVGALAVIWLASRFTSISRTVLFWAAFILTRPLGAVVGDFLDKPIAKGGLELSRYGASLTLIGLILVCLWVFPHRAALKKRAPVF from the coding sequence ATGCAAAACACTACCTCTGCGCTCAGCAAAGTTCCTGCCGTCACCGCCGCGTTCTGGCTGACGAAAATCGCCGCGACCACGCTGGGTGAAACCGGCGGCGACGCGGTCACGATGTCGATGGATCTCGGTTATCTCACCGGCACGCTCATCTTCGCGGCGATCTTCCTCGCGGCGGTGGTCGTGCAAATTCGTCATGACAGTTTTAATAAGTGGATCTACTGGTTCACGGTGGTCGCCACCACGACGGTCGGCACCACGCTTGCGGATTTCGCCGACCGCTCATTAGGTATCGGTTATCTCGGCGGCACGGTGCTGTTGAGCAGTCTGCTGGTGCTTTCGCTTCTGGTCTGGCGCGTGACATGCGGCACCATTGCCGTGGATTCGGTGAATAACGTGCGTACCGAAAGCTTCTACTGGGTGACGATTATGTTCTCCCAGACGCTCGGCACGGCGCTCGGCGACTGGACGGCAGACAGCGAAGGCTTCGGTTATGACGGCGGCATCCTGCTGTTCGTCGGCGCACTGGCGGTTATCTGGCTGGCGAGCCGCTTTACTTCGATTTCGCGCACCGTGCTGTTCTGGGCGGCGTTTATCCTCACCCGACCGCTCGGCGCGGTGGTGGGCGATTTCCTCGATAAACCCATCGCCAAAGGCGGCCTTGAGCTCAGCCGTTACGGCGCATCCCTTACACTGATTGGTCTTATCCTGGTCTGCCTGTGGGTGTTCCCGCATCGTGCGGCGCTGAAAAAACGCGCGCCGGTATTCTGA
- a CDS encoding GNAT family N-acetyltransferase, which translates to MFAETARLRLRPITETDVDDLFRIYGDPATNTFNPAGPYPNRAHAEGVMDRWLTHWQAYGFGNWRITLTTAPDETIGFGGLSIRRYADMEINNLGYRFATQAWGQGLATEFARFAVRYGFEDLALEAVSAVVRSNHLASRKVLTHAGLRYVREIHDVDNAPPSLLYTLTRGDWHAW; encoded by the coding sequence ATGTTTGCAGAGACGGCGCGTCTGCGGCTGCGGCCGATCACAGAGACAGATGTGGACGATTTATTCCGGATTTACGGCGATCCGGCGACCAATACGTTTAACCCGGCGGGGCCATACCCCAACCGCGCGCACGCGGAAGGTGTGATGGATCGCTGGCTGACGCACTGGCAGGCTTATGGTTTTGGGAACTGGCGCATCACGTTAACCACCGCGCCCGATGAGACCATCGGTTTTGGCGGGCTGAGCATCCGCCGTTATGCGGACATGGAGATTAATAATCTCGGCTACCGTTTTGCGACGCAGGCGTGGGGACAGGGGCTGGCGACAGAGTTCGCCCGCTTCGCCGTTCGCTATGGGTTTGAAGATCTGGCGCTTGAGGCAGTCTCTGCGGTAGTGCGCAGCAATCACCTGGCGTCGCGCAAAGTGCTGACCCACGCAGGGTTGCGCTACGTGCGTGAGATCCATGACGTCGATAACGCGCCGCCGAGCCTGCTGTACACCCTGACTCGCGGCGACTGGCACGCATGGTAA
- a CDS encoding MFS transporter produces MSAEVTLPVGQQNRNIFRLATAQALAGANSVVFYATGAIVGDAMAPDQALATLPLTIFVVGMAALILPFGVLARRYGRRAAFMAGTSTGVLTGLTAALAVVTGSFWLFCIAGFMSGAYAAVAVSFRFAATDGVARERRARALSLVMGGGVAAGIVGPMLVNGTMDLWPPYTFAATYLAQALVAAVSAVVLWGVKAPDPIAPEHQGRGRPLRDIVRQPGFSRTVFSGAVAYMVMNFLMTATPLSMHMHGLSLQDANLGIQWHVIAMYAPGFFTGRLITRFGATRIAAVGLAISALSVAAGLAGTAVGHYWLLLILLGIGWNLGFTGASAQILDYHRPEEKNRVQSLNDFVVFGVMIVGSFSSGALLTLVGWNAVLWCSLVPLVAAMMALLAEKRRAAASLNR; encoded by the coding sequence ATGAGTGCGGAAGTCACCCTGCCCGTCGGGCAGCAGAACAGGAATATTTTTCGGCTGGCGACGGCCCAGGCGCTCGCGGGCGCGAACTCGGTGGTGTTTTACGCGACCGGTGCGATTGTCGGCGACGCGATGGCGCCGGATCAGGCGCTGGCAACGCTGCCGCTGACGATTTTCGTTGTCGGGATGGCCGCGCTGATCCTGCCTTTTGGCGTGCTTGCCCGCCGTTATGGCCGCCGCGCGGCGTTTATGGCGGGCACCAGTACGGGCGTGCTGACCGGACTGACGGCGGCTCTGGCCGTGGTGACAGGCTCCTTCTGGCTCTTTTGCATCGCCGGGTTTATGAGCGGCGCGTATGCCGCCGTCGCGGTTTCATTTCGCTTTGCGGCCACCGATGGCGTGGCGCGCGAACGGCGAGCCAGGGCGCTGTCGCTGGTGATGGGCGGCGGTGTGGCGGCAGGCATTGTCGGGCCGATGCTGGTCAACGGCACGATGGATCTCTGGCCGCCCTATACATTTGCCGCCACTTACCTTGCGCAGGCGCTGGTGGCGGCGGTGTCCGCAGTGGTGCTCTGGGGCGTAAAAGCGCCCGATCCGATCGCGCCGGAACATCAGGGACGCGGCCGACCGCTTCGTGACATCGTGCGCCAGCCGGGCTTCAGCCGCACCGTGTTCAGCGGCGCGGTGGCGTATATGGTGATGAATTTTCTGATGACGGCCACGCCGCTGTCGATGCATATGCACGGCCTTTCACTACAGGACGCGAACCTGGGCATCCAGTGGCACGTCATTGCTATGTATGCGCCGGGCTTCTTTACGGGCCGGCTCATTACGCGTTTTGGCGCCACGCGTATCGCCGCGGTGGGGCTTGCGATCTCGGCGCTTTCTGTCGCGGCGGGCCTTGCCGGAACGGCGGTCGGGCATTACTGGCTGCTGCTGATTTTGCTTGGCATCGGCTGGAACCTCGGTTTTACCGGCGCGTCGGCGCAAATCCTCGACTATCACCGCCCGGAAGAAAAAAACCGTGTGCAGTCGCTGAATGATTTTGTAGTGTTTGGCGTGATGATCGTGGGTTCGTTCTCTTCCGGCGCGCTGCTGACGCTGGTGGGCTGGAACGCCGTGCTGTGGTGCTCGCTGGTGCCGCTGGTCGCCGCCATGATGGCGCTGCTGGCCGAAAAACGGCGTGCGGCGGCGTCATTAAACCGTTAA
- a CDS encoding carbapenem self-resistance protein CarG family protein — protein MKLSALFIASLLMAGSASASQAVPVALKDGPNTLDINQDGANDLIFSATYDNNTSHPSSTLTVYIQKDHAWLIVPVPDDDGFTWSDFRLSASTTKISGYEPYQVNHIFYLVRAVKIAESSESTDLTDATKVKFTRYRIASNSTDPGVAAFFWQPSGSYVTDVAYSDVDDAFRTLNMDKFL, from the coding sequence ATGAAACTGAGCGCGCTTTTTATCGCCTCTTTGTTGATGGCGGGCTCTGCCAGCGCCAGCCAGGCTGTTCCCGTGGCGCTGAAAGATGGCCCGAATACGCTCGATATTAATCAGGATGGCGCGAACGATCTTATTTTCAGCGCCACCTATGACAATAATACCTCCCACCCCAGCAGCACGCTCACGGTTTATATTCAGAAAGACCACGCCTGGCTGATTGTCCCGGTGCCGGATGACGATGGCTTTACCTGGAGCGATTTTCGGCTTTCCGCCTCAACCACGAAAATCAGCGGCTATGAACCGTATCAGGTTAACCATATTTTCTATCTGGTCCGGGCGGTGAAAATCGCGGAGTCCTCAGAAAGTACTGATTTAACCGATGCCACGAAAGTGAAGTTCACGCGCTACCGGATAGCCAGCAACAGCACCGATCCGGGCGTCGCGGCCTTTTTCTGGCAGCCGTCCGGCAGTTACGTGACGGACGTTGCTTACAGCGATGTGGATGACGCCTTTCGCACGCTCAATATGGATAAGTTTCTGTGA
- a CDS encoding helix-turn-helix transcriptional regulator, with protein sequence MTRTQRLLELLQLLRSHRYPVTAATLAERLDVSVRSIYRDIETLKMQGVEIEGSAGIGYILQSDYHLPPLMFDAHEVDALMLGLHWVMRHTDPQLEAAARNAVAKIHAILPENLAQHIRYPSLMVPPPGNDSSLRFLADIRQAIHQRRKLELVYTDKDGAASSRLVWPIALGFFDAVRMLACWCELRQAFRHFRIDRMQRVTISEQSCPQSRYKLLKEWKNAEGIEQAKTY encoded by the coding sequence ATGACCCGCACACAACGGCTTTTAGAACTGCTCCAGCTTCTGCGATCCCACCGTTACCCGGTGACGGCGGCGACGCTCGCGGAACGACTTGATGTCAGCGTGCGCAGTATTTATCGCGATATCGAGACCCTCAAAATGCAGGGTGTTGAAATTGAAGGCAGCGCAGGGATTGGCTACATCCTGCAATCCGATTATCACCTGCCGCCGTTGATGTTCGATGCGCATGAGGTTGACGCGCTGATGCTCGGCCTGCACTGGGTAATGCGCCATACCGACCCGCAACTGGAGGCTGCGGCCCGTAACGCGGTGGCGAAGATTCACGCCATTCTTCCGGAGAATCTCGCGCAGCATATCCGCTACCCGTCGCTGATGGTGCCGCCCCCCGGCAATGACAGCAGCCTGCGATTTCTGGCGGATATCCGCCAGGCTATCCATCAGCGCAGAAAGCTTGAGCTGGTCTATACCGATAAAGACGGCGCCGCGTCGTCGCGCCTGGTATGGCCGATTGCGCTGGGTTTTTTTGACGCGGTCAGGATGCTGGCGTGCTGGTGCGAGCTGCGCCAGGCGTTCCGCCATTTTCGTATCGATCGGATGCAACGGGTCACCATCAGCGAGCAATCGTGCCCGCAATCGCGCTATAAACTGCTGAAAGAGTGGAAAAACGCGGAAGGGATTGAGCAGGCAAAAACCTACTGA
- a CDS encoding VOC family protein, whose translation MITADMSILYVENVLKSAAFYSTLLGCEPVEKQPTFALFVLENGFKLGLWSCYTVEPVVNQRAPVPSGEIVFKVQTRDEVEHFYMLWCMERQATALQSPVELDFGYTFAAMDPDGHRLRVCYLNPER comes from the coding sequence ATGATCACTGCCGATATGTCTATTCTCTATGTTGAGAACGTCCTTAAGAGCGCTGCATTTTATTCCACGCTGCTCGGCTGCGAGCCGGTTGAGAAACAGCCTACATTCGCGTTATTCGTGCTGGAGAACGGTTTTAAACTGGGGCTGTGGTCCTGCTATACCGTTGAGCCGGTGGTGAATCAGCGTGCGCCGGTGCCATCGGGGGAAATCGTCTTTAAGGTACAGACGCGGGACGAGGTCGAACATTTTTATATGCTCTGGTGCATGGAGCGTCAGGCGACGGCTCTCCAGAGCCCGGTGGAGCTTGATTTCGGTTACACCTTTGCGGCGATGGACCCGGACGGTCACCGTCTGCGTGTCTGTTATCTTAATCCGGAGCGGTAA
- a CDS encoding MipA/OmpV family protein, whose product MIIRNRALSMLILLPGIAIAQEPPPDSLTVGAAAEYAPRYSGDDHNTWSGVPVVQARHGAFFFDTEKGLGYDLQTDNGLWFEHSLGVSLGRGEKNSAWREGADSLKGMGNIKTALNTRLAIGWSVTPWLTLEGQAKLPLTDSQGLQYQTSFTLVPFQSEADTLALESAALFGDSRYLNTFYGVDAQQSARSGYTPYRTSGGFYGVSNNLSWSHQFDTHWGATLSAGYTWLADKADNSPIVYTRNQTTTALAVTYTF is encoded by the coding sequence ATGATAATACGAAACCGGGCGCTGTCCATGCTCATCCTGTTGCCAGGTATTGCCATCGCACAGGAGCCTCCGCCGGACAGCCTGACGGTGGGCGCAGCCGCAGAGTATGCGCCCCGCTACAGCGGTGACGATCATAATACGTGGTCTGGAGTTCCCGTCGTGCAGGCGAGGCATGGCGCATTCTTTTTCGATACGGAAAAGGGGCTCGGATACGATCTGCAAACCGACAACGGGCTGTGGTTTGAACATTCACTGGGCGTGAGCCTGGGGCGCGGGGAGAAAAACAGCGCCTGGCGCGAGGGTGCGGATTCGCTTAAAGGCATGGGCAACATCAAAACCGCGCTGAATACCCGCCTCGCGATCGGCTGGTCGGTCACGCCGTGGCTGACGCTGGAAGGCCAGGCGAAACTGCCGCTCACCGACAGCCAGGGCTTGCAGTATCAGACATCGTTCACGCTGGTGCCCTTCCAGAGCGAGGCCGACACGCTGGCACTGGAGTCGGCAGCCCTCTTCGGCGACAGCCGCTACCTCAATACTTTTTACGGAGTCGATGCACAGCAGAGCGCACGCTCTGGTTATACCCCTTACCGCACCAGTGGCGGGTTTTATGGCGTCAGCAATAACCTGAGCTGGAGTCACCAGTTTGATACGCACTGGGGCGCGACCCTGAGCGCCGGTTACACCTGGCTTGCTGATAAAGCCGACAACAGCCCGATTGTGTATACCCGTAACCAGACGACCACCGCGCTGGCAGTGACATACACCTTCTGA
- a CDS encoding response regulator: MTTKRVLVIEDDADAASVLEAYLRRENYDVAIAGDGRSGLEKAQRWKPDLMLLDVMLPVMNGTEVLATLRRSSDVPVIMVTAMGDTPDRIGALRYGADDYVVKPYHPGEVVARAQAVLRRSCKAPVQDEILRWETLTVDTVAITATTDRDGVTTYLELTPTEFSLLTELMRHPTRPFSRQYLLERCLPESEALERVVDTHIYNLRKKLENSGLRGVLVNVRGIGYRFRQP, encoded by the coding sequence ATGACAACCAAAAGGGTACTTGTGATTGAGGATGACGCCGATGCCGCCAGCGTACTGGAGGCCTATCTGCGGCGTGAAAATTACGACGTGGCGATCGCGGGAGATGGCCGCAGCGGGCTTGAAAAAGCGCAACGCTGGAAACCGGATCTGATGCTGCTGGATGTGATGCTGCCTGTCATGAACGGCACCGAAGTGCTGGCGACCCTGCGGCGCAGCAGCGATGTTCCGGTGATCATGGTCACGGCCATGGGCGATACGCCCGATCGCATCGGCGCGCTGCGCTACGGGGCCGATGATTATGTGGTGAAGCCTTATCATCCTGGCGAAGTGGTCGCGCGCGCGCAGGCGGTGCTGCGTCGGAGTTGCAAAGCACCGGTGCAGGACGAGATACTGCGCTGGGAAACGCTCACCGTGGATACAGTCGCTATCACCGCGACGACAGACCGGGACGGCGTGACCACATACCTCGAGCTCACTCCCACCGAATTTTCTTTGCTTACCGAGCTGATGCGCCATCCCACGCGTCCTTTTTCCCGTCAGTACCTGCTTGAGCGCTGCCTGCCGGAGAGTGAGGCGCTGGAGCGCGTTGTCGACACGCACATCTATAACCTGCGCAAAAAGCTTGAGAATAGCGGCCTGCGCGGGGTGCTGGTCAATGTGCGCGGTATCGGTTACCGGTTTCGCCAGCCATGA
- a CDS encoding sensor histidine kinase, translating into MNNHHQSLWRWICGRIISLAVGTVIVIAVCMWLRFAVQNYWNLHRMPPALRDEFLRLVDNPQADPARFHYIVDTWWGLNYSTPSIASGDWLLLSVLVLVMIPFIVFMGLKYARPLSAQFSQLREAAEEVTQGEFGRQAELVREAPAEMVRFASDFNDMTRQLARYEKELRASHVAMAHELRSPLTAAMGRLQGMLDGVFPSDPQQLAMVMKQLQLLNRLTDELHLLSLADAGQLILAREAISLDELLRERAAWLKPQADAAGISVIIHAAPASPLYADPLRLGQVFTILMENTLRYGKPGGRLDIRLHPTAEGYRIDFQDDGPGVAESFLPVMFERFTRAETSRARHSGGSGLGLSIARAICQAHGGDIQAALPEGGGLRIGVTLPTVDASQ; encoded by the coding sequence ATGAATAACCATCATCAGTCTCTCTGGCGCTGGATCTGCGGGCGCATAATTTCGCTCGCCGTCGGGACAGTTATCGTTATCGCCGTCTGCATGTGGCTGCGCTTCGCGGTGCAGAATTACTGGAATCTGCACAGGATGCCGCCCGCGCTGCGTGACGAATTTCTCCGGCTGGTGGATAACCCGCAGGCCGATCCGGCGCGTTTTCATTACATCGTGGATACCTGGTGGGGGCTGAATTACTCCACGCCCTCCATTGCCTCCGGCGACTGGCTCCTGCTTAGCGTGCTGGTGCTGGTCATGATCCCATTCATCGTTTTTATGGGTCTGAAATACGCCCGCCCGCTGTCGGCTCAGTTCAGTCAGTTGCGGGAGGCGGCAGAAGAGGTGACGCAGGGCGAATTCGGTCGTCAGGCGGAGCTTGTCAGGGAAGCGCCTGCGGAAATGGTGCGTTTTGCGAGTGATTTCAATGATATGACCCGCCAGCTCGCGCGGTATGAAAAAGAGCTGCGCGCCTCCCACGTGGCGATGGCCCATGAGCTGCGCTCGCCGCTTACCGCCGCGATGGGCCGCCTGCAGGGGATGCTGGACGGCGTTTTTCCGTCCGATCCTCAGCAGCTGGCGATGGTGATGAAGCAGCTTCAGTTGCTGAACCGTCTGACGGATGAGCTGCATCTCTTGTCGCTCGCCGATGCAGGGCAGTTGATCCTCGCTCGTGAAGCGATAAGCCTTGATGAACTGTTGCGCGAGCGCGCCGCCTGGCTGAAGCCGCAGGCTGACGCTGCAGGCATCAGCGTGATTATCCATGCCGCACCGGCGTCGCCGCTGTACGCCGATCCGCTGCGTCTCGGGCAGGTCTTTACCATATTGATGGAAAACACGCTGCGCTATGGCAAACCTGGCGGGCGGCTCGATATTCGGCTGCACCCTACGGCAGAAGGCTACCGGATCGATTTTCAGGATGACGGGCCCGGCGTCGCGGAAAGTTTTCTGCCGGTAATGTTTGAGCGTTTTACCCGCGCGGAGACCTCTCGCGCCCGCCATTCTGGCGGCAGCGGGCTGGGGCTTTCTATCGCCCGAGCAATCTGCCAGGCCCACGGCGGCGATATCCAGGCGGCACTGCCGGAAGGGGGCGGCTTAAGGATCGGCGTGACGCTGCCCACTGTCGATGCCAGCCAATAA
- a CDS encoding efflux RND transporter periplasmic adaptor subunit, producing the protein MSEAFTDYFRHCVQHLFHAARAFSFFALLPVVVLAAILPLLTGCGDNHQTDRPAPPRPVRYLVITASSPAAHADLRTGEIRAHDETTLSFRTDGRLASREVDIGATVHAGQLLATLERATSENQQASAEAERQGAQAAERVAALNLKRMQKLMPSGAIAQSQLDSVQADWQSAVARLKSSEAALRNARESLGWTQLAAPADGVITSVSASAGQVVSAGQSIFTLATSHARDVVLDVSDPQRFSRAMQARWQVASLTEPAITATAVLRDISPQADPQTRTWRVRLMLTDPPDAMALGASVTVALPQTQTPGFTVPACALTRQNGHPTLFIIDAQQRAQPRPVTIAEYTSESVIIAGGVRPGDKVIVAGVSKLRAGEKVIPGEAM; encoded by the coding sequence ATGTCTGAAGCATTCACCGATTATTTTCGTCATTGCGTGCAGCATCTTTTCCATGCGGCGCGTGCTTTTTCTTTCTTTGCCCTGCTGCCCGTTGTGGTACTGGCTGCGATCCTGCCACTCTTAACAGGCTGTGGCGACAATCATCAGACCGACCGGCCCGCGCCGCCACGTCCGGTGCGGTATCTGGTCATCACAGCTTCCTCGCCTGCGGCGCACGCTGACCTGCGCACAGGCGAGATCCGCGCCCATGACGAAACCACCCTGAGCTTTCGTACCGATGGCAGACTCGCCAGCCGCGAAGTGGACATAGGTGCCACGGTTCACGCGGGGCAGTTGCTTGCCACGCTTGAGCGCGCCACCAGCGAAAACCAGCAGGCCAGCGCTGAGGCGGAGCGCCAGGGCGCGCAGGCGGCGGAGCGGGTGGCAGCGCTGAATCTTAAGCGTATGCAGAAGCTAATGCCGTCCGGCGCTATCGCCCAAAGCCAGCTCGACAGCGTGCAGGCGGACTGGCAGAGCGCCGTTGCGCGGCTGAAAAGCAGCGAGGCCGCGTTGCGTAACGCGCGTGAGAGCCTTGGCTGGACGCAACTGGCGGCGCCTGCCGACGGCGTGATTACCAGCGTCAGCGCGTCGGCCGGGCAGGTGGTAAGCGCCGGGCAGAGCATCTTCACACTCGCTACCAGCCACGCGCGCGACGTCGTGCTGGATGTCAGCGATCCGCAGCGGTTTTCGCGCGCGATGCAGGCCCGGTGGCAAGTCGCCTCACTCACGGAGCCCGCCATCACTGCGACCGCCGTGCTGCGGGACATCAGTCCGCAGGCCGACCCGCAGACGCGCACCTGGCGAGTGCGGCTGATGTTAACGGATCCCCCTGACGCTATGGCGCTCGGCGCGAGCGTCACGGTAGCGCTCCCGCAAACGCAGACGCCGGGTTTTACGGTGCCCGCTTGCGCGCTCACCCGCCAGAATGGTCATCCGACGCTCTTTATCATCGATGCGCAACAGAGGGCGCAGCCGCGGCCAGTAACTATCGCGGAGTACACCTCAGAAAGTGTCATCATCGCAGGCGGCGTGCGTCCTGGCGATAAAGTGATTGTGGCGGGCGTCAGTAAATTGCGCGCCGGTGAAAAGGTCATCCCTGGCGAGGCGATGTAA